Proteins encoded in a region of the Haloarcula litorea genome:
- the rdfA gene encoding rod-determining factor RdfA, producing the protein MSQGESDRRSNKVARLIDEYELEGLGTELEARWTDDGEDRMSLRDLAEYFNKRLLETELIEAGMSALDSEVDTTYRQLTDDDVSTGVRTETRSRLEQNGIDVDALESNFVTYQAIRSYLQNVRGASYEGPSDAEKVETDQQSIQRLLTRTHTVIDQRVEALRDTDRLALDDFEVFVDAQVLCQACGTQHSITDLLEQGGCECQQS; encoded by the coding sequence ATGTCACAGGGAGAATCCGACCGCCGGTCGAACAAGGTGGCGAGGCTCATCGACGAGTACGAACTGGAGGGGCTCGGGACGGAACTGGAGGCGCGCTGGACCGACGACGGCGAGGACCGGATGAGCCTCCGCGACCTCGCGGAGTACTTCAACAAGCGGCTCCTGGAGACGGAGCTCATCGAGGCCGGGATGAGTGCGCTCGACAGCGAGGTCGACACCACGTACCGGCAACTGACCGACGACGACGTCAGCACGGGCGTCCGCACCGAGACGCGGTCGCGCCTCGAGCAGAACGGGATCGACGTCGACGCGCTCGAATCGAACTTCGTCACCTACCAGGCGATCCGGTCGTACCTCCAGAACGTTCGGGGGGCCTCCTACGAGGGGCCGTCCGACGCGGAGAAGGTCGAGACCGACCAGCAGAGCATCCAGCGGTTGCTGACGCGGACACACACCGTCATCGACCAGCGGGTCGAGGCGCTCCGGGACACGGACCGGCTCGCGCTCGACGACTTCGAGGTGTTCGTGGACGCACAGGTCCTCTGTCAGGCCTGCGGGACCCAACACTCCATCACCGACCTGCTGGAGCAGGGCGGGTGCGAGTGCCAGCAGTCCTGA
- a CDS encoding SDR family NAD(P)-dependent oxidoreductase, whose translation MSTRESPDRDVQSDSRLTDRHVVVTGAAQGIGRGIAVRCARAGADVSVFDVDTETAAETASLVRETGSEAIVVEVDVADGDSVDDGVETAVDELGPVHGVVNNAGVQRSVPLLETTEAEWDRHFAVNAKGPFLVSKRVATQMIDDGIEGSIVNVSSVGAERPFRGQGAYGASKASVLALTTVLAKELSDHGITANAIKPGTVRTPMVDEWLEERAEQQDTTPEEVLSDSLDTHILDRAAQPVEIGHMVVLLLSAEGEWITGESIAVDGGYLKA comes from the coding sequence ATGTCCACTCGGGAGAGCCCCGACCGGGATGTACAGTCCGACTCGCGCCTGACCGACCGACACGTCGTCGTCACCGGTGCCGCCCAGGGGATCGGCCGGGGGATCGCCGTCCGCTGTGCGCGGGCGGGAGCCGACGTCTCCGTCTTCGACGTCGACACCGAGACCGCCGCCGAGACGGCGTCGCTGGTGCGCGAGACCGGGAGCGAGGCGATCGTCGTCGAGGTCGACGTGGCCGACGGCGACTCCGTCGACGACGGGGTCGAGACCGCGGTCGACGAACTCGGCCCCGTCCACGGCGTCGTCAACAACGCCGGCGTCCAGCGTTCGGTCCCGCTGTTGGAGACCACCGAGGCCGAGTGGGACCGCCACTTCGCGGTCAACGCGAAGGGGCCGTTCCTCGTCTCGAAGCGAGTCGCGACCCAGATGATCGACGACGGGATCGAGGGGAGCATCGTCAACGTCTCGTCGGTCGGGGCCGAGCGGCCGTTCCGCGGCCAGGGCGCGTACGGTGCGTCCAAGGCCTCGGTGCTCGCGCTGACGACGGTACTGGCGAAGGAACTCAGCGACCACGGGATCACGGCAAACGCCATCAAACCGGGGACCGTCCGGACGCCGATGGTCGACGAGTGGCTCGAAGAGCGGGCCGAACAGCAGGACACGACACCCGAAGAAGTGCTGTCGGACTCGCTGGACACGCACATCCTCGACCGGGCCGCACAGCCGGTCGAGATCGGCCATATGGTGGTCCTGTTGCTCTCGGCCGAGGGCGAGTGGATCACGGGCGAGTCGATCGCGGTCGACGGCGGCTACCTGAAGGCCTGA